In Rosa chinensis cultivar Old Blush chromosome 1, RchiOBHm-V2, whole genome shotgun sequence, a genomic segment contains:
- the LOC112166817 gene encoding protein WUSCHEL-like, producing the protein MEPQNRHPTEDEGSNKAAESSPNMHCKQSNTRWLPTTDQIRILKELYDDKGVKSPTVEQVQRITLQLKWYGQIENKNVFYWFQNQRAREKLKKKNLTSDVQVPKQRSGLVGGSINLNFGSTSSADTISDGGGGHGGGSYISLELSLSYEGKAGKSFLSR; encoded by the exons atggaaccacaaaaccgTCATCCAACCGAGGATGAAGGAAGCAACAAAGCCGCCGAGAGTAGTCCTAACATGCATTGCAAGCAGAGTAACACCAGGTGGCTTCCTACTACagatcagataagaatcctcaaggagctttACGATGACAAGGGAGTTAAGTCCCCCACTGTAGAGCAGGTTCAGAGGATCACTCTCCAGCTAAAATGGTACGGACAGATCGAGAACAAGAACGTCTTTTATTGGTTCCAGAATCAAAGGGCTCGGGAGAagctgaaaaagaagaatctcACTTCAGATGTTCAAGTTCCCAAGCAAAGATCAGggcttgttggtggatccattaatctcaattttgGGTCAACTAGTTCTGCTGAT actattTCCGACGGAGGTGGTGGTCACGGTGGTGGCTcttacatttcccttgagctcagcctttccTATGAGGGCAAAGCTGGAAAAAGTTTCCTGAGCCGCTGA